The Piliocolobus tephrosceles isolate RC106 chromosome 10, ASM277652v3, whole genome shotgun sequence nucleotide sequence aaattcctGGTATTATATGAAAGACTCCTTACTATTCTAAGTAATTATTAAATGCTTGGAATTAATCTCTTAAGTTTAGGGTAAAGgtgaaaaagtcaaactcatagattGTATAATATAAATCAATTATCAATAGGAATCAATCCTATTTGTTTCTCAACTGTTGCTATATGattgatttgtttaaaaattaaacaatgctCAGACAACTTTACATTCAAATATTCACATCTCTAACAGCACTGACTTGTCAAATCATCCCATGTATCTTGAAACACCTACTACAAGAAGAAAGCTTTACTCTAAAAGGcattttgagcaattttctttcaGAACTCAAACAAAGAATGGGTATCAGTGTAACCCATTAAATACACAAAGACTATCATAGAAAAGTGACTTTGGTGAACGGTGGTTATTTAGGATTGTCTCCTTGCCAAAAGTACAATCTCATTTTTATGATGAAAAGAGTATTATACAGGGAAAGAAAGCTTATGCAATAGTAAAAACAGTTGAGAAGGGAATTATACAAAGAATGAGACATGGCATCCAGAATGAATTCaaaaagagcagaaaaatatAGGCACAAAAAGAGATAATGTACAGAAAAAAAGTCAGTGATACAACAATACAAATATTTACGTGCTAACATTTAAGTAGTTTAGAGCTGGATTTTATAAACATGAAAGTGTTTTTCTAATACATTCAACCAAAAGTCAGCACACATAGTTTAGTCATCTCTCATtacttacaataaaatattttcgaTTTGTTAGGAAATAATATCTTATTCCCTggatctattatttatttttattggttttctttctattctctaaATTTATTTGCGTAATTTTTATAACTGATTCTCTGACTATATTCCATCTTATTCTAGCGTGGATTATTTAAAACCTGTATTAGTTTTGGAACCACTAAGTATTTGCTCAGAAGTTTGAATTACCAGAAAAGCCCTTAACTCAAGAACTTCCAAGCCTAAGGAATCACTGATTTCATGCATTCATCCTTgagattttacttaaaaattagaaataacagaTCTCATATTTCACAAAATCAAAATGACTTTTGGAGTGGGGGAATGAGAAGTGGGAAAAGGATGATACTGGGGGTTTTTGTCAGTATGCTGTACATAGCAGTGCAGTTGAATGACTCCTTCTGTGCGTCAGAAAtccaaagcagcagcagcagcaattaGGGAAGATCGTCACTTTCACTCAAGGTTCAGAAATGGGGGAGGAGAGCAGGGGGGACAAAGGAAAAGGGGAGGAGAAAGCAGGGCGAAGAGGGAAAGGATAGAGGTGAAGATAGGGCACATCCTGCAAAGATAATGCCTGTACAATCAATGACATCATCCTCCTGCTTATATATATAGGGGAATGGCCAGAGCACCTCTCATAGTTCACTCACTTTCAAAGCCAGCTGAAGGCAAGAGGAAGTGCTAGAGAGAGCCCCCTTCAGTGTGCTTCTGACTTTTATGGAATTGGCTTGTTAGAAGGCTGAAAGATGATGGCAGGAATGAAAATCCAGCTTGTATGCATGCTACTCCTGGCTTTCAGTTCCTGGAGTCTGTGCTCAGGTAAGCAAAACAGAATTTCACAACTCCCtgaagtgatttcttttttctcttttgcagtGTGTTGCTAATTATGTTAATGTGTCTAGGGAGAAGAGTTGCTCCCTTTTATTCAGGATTTACCTTTTAGTGACAGAAACTGAATatctttttctctgcctttatGATTACTGAGAGctgtattttcccttttaaaatctaaaaagcaataaaaggtATTTCAATGAAACACTGCATGACCCCCTTTGGAATGCAACCACTAGAGGACAAAAAACCTTACAAAACTTTCAATTAGGCTGATCATTATCTAATGAGAAGTACAGAGACAGTGGCTGTCAACCTGCAAACCCATCATTAAATcccattccatttaaaatattttactctcATCCTCATTCAATCTCCTAGGAAACAGTGGCCCTCATGCGCTTGTAATAGTCcccatattattttcttaattgtttgTGTTAAGATAACACATAAAGTGAAAATTGATGCTTactgaaaaatgaatgaagcatTACTTGTAGAAAttcatttctagaaaaatacaaaaatattccaGATCCTTTTTGAGAATACAGTTTGCATAGTCTAATAAGTATACTATTAATATAACTGTTTGGCATGTTTTCCATGCCATTTAAGTTAATACAAAATACAGTTGGAAAATTGGTATTCTTATATTGATGTAAATGATTTGACTTTAGAGTGTTTTGCATGTGGTGTGAAAGGAGAAGTTATATAATCCTAAATATCTATGAATAACTCACtttgaaaataagatttaaattgAAAGGTATAACATGAAATATTACAACCATTGCAAAAGGCTGtacttaatatttaagaaatatttgaatgACCACTTCAAAGGGAAAAGAACACCTTAGGAAGTAAATGCAGCAAAAATAATTTAACCTGTTCTGTGCTTTTGTGTATCATAAATATGACATTGAAATGTTTAAGTCAAACTCATGCTATCATTTGATTTAAATTATGACATTAAAATCTAAGAAGATATAAATGTGAtttatgcaaaattttaaatttattttaatcatcaGAACATAACTTTCAGcttctactttttaaatcttatgagaaaaaacaaacttttctaCAATTATGATTTTATCTGACAGTTACATGAGATTAAAGATTCACATACTTCTGGAAGAAAAACTGGGTTATTGACTAAGCACTGTGATTATTAACTTGAAACTACTTATTGTAGTAATGCAAAACTTATGAGGATTTGAGTATACATTGTTCATAAATTCCTAAAACAGATTATGACTCTAACAAATAGGGAGAGAAGATCTCTTGTATAATTTAGGTTCTAGGTAAAATTAAGCCAATAGTTTCTCCGATTCTGATATTTCTTTTTACTGAGTGTGAAGTACAAGAAAGATAGTcatttttaacttgatttttattatcgtacactattttctaaattttccttctctgtaaaatattCATTAACAGAAACTTggatagagtttttaaaaaatccagagaCCCATTTTCAATGCTGTTGTACATGTGTTGTTGAACAGctccatttttgctttaaacagttTCCTTAAAAGCCTATGATAAAATTAAGGATACATAATTCCAAATTCTTGCTTAAAGTACAAATACAATTCTTTCAACATGTGTTTTGTAAGAAAGCATCTCAAGTTAAGTAAATCTCAGTATctttaatattctaaaattatcAGTAAGCAATTCTCTTTGGTTTTGTCTTGAAAAAGTCTCTTGTATAATCTTCattatgttgtgtttttaaatgttaatatgcatattttctatatatgtaaACTATGGCTGGTAAGAAATAAACTACTCTAGCATATTTGGTAAAATATGTGTTGTACAATATAATCACATTTtataaatctgaaattcaaagatTAAACAACTCGAAGCCATCAACAGCTGTCTGAACAAATAATCATATGCTTATTTTCTTAGAAGTGCTTCTACTATTTTAGCTTCCTGTTATGCTAAAATATacctaaaatttgttttttaagattactatttttaagaaaatacataagAAAGATACTAACCTCTaagactactttttaaaattaacctaAAATCTGTAGATTATGATATAATTATATCATATGTGATTATAGTAAACCTGATTTTGATTTTACTCAGAttcagaggaagaaatgaaagcattAGAAGCAGATTTATTGACCAGCATGCATACATCAAaggtaactttttcttttctttaactcTGGGTTGAAGAACATATGAACTTCCATTATAAATATGGTATCCTTTTCCTATAGTAATAACTTCCCATCCAGATTTAAAAGTTCCTTAAGAGGCacttcctttttgaaaaaaaaaaaaaaaaaattcttttagttAAAAGAAGTTAAAGGTGTTGACATGACAGGTAAAGAAATTATAGTTCTATCAATCAGGACTTTGCAATTTTAATTAATTGCCACACATATTTACATGcctgtaaatgtttttaaagggaCTTGTTTCCATGCCTTTTACATTGGGTACGATGAAAGGTATATTGCTCTcagtttaaatgaaaacaaagtgagctctttgcctttttttattatattggGGGAAATAGAAAGGTGTTCTTAAATTAGAAATAACAGTTCATGACAACCTGCGAAAGAAATGTAGTAGAGAGGGGAGAGCAATGGATTGGCAAGCAGGAGCATTGAGATCTAATCCTGAAACAGTgacttattaatattttaccttTAGCAAGTGGATTAATTTACCTTGTTTACCtgtgtttccttgtttttaaatGCAGTTCGTAGTCTTCTAGACATTTACCGTTCTAAAATGTATTTAGGAATTACTAAACTATACTCTTCATTGTATGTCTGGATTTAAATTCTCTCTATACCAGACACGTTATTTTTAcatgttcttattcttttttctttaattgagcCAAATACAACTTTGTATCCTGGGCCCTATTACTCGTCTGCTGGGGTCTTGAAAGCAAGTTTCTAAAATTCCAATCTGTACCTAGGAATacgttctggggtacatgtgcaggatgtgcaggtttgttacataggtaaaggtGTGCtgttgtggtttgctgcacctatcaacccatcacctaggtattaagcctagcatgcattagctatttttcctaacgctcttccttcctccaccccaccctctgacaggccccagtgtgggttgttcccctccctacgcccatgtgttctcactgtttagTACTCAATCAGAATACCAAAGGCTACAACCTCTTCAGTTCAAAAATAGACAACTGAACTTAATAGTCTGTTAGAAAATGGGATAAGTTACGTGCCTTGGTGTCTTGGTATAGATTTACCTAATTCCCAGGCGCAAGTTAATACATAAAGGTCCTAAATAATCTGTGATGCTACCCATAACAATTATTAATGTGTGGAATGCATTACTATCTTCATGTTTTGTAATTGTCCACATTTAATAATACCATCTTTGTCACTGCCCCATTACACATGAAGCTGAAATGTAATAgatatagaataattttttaattttaatttttcacctgtgatatatatatcatatttacatatttctgcTGTCATTTTAATTTCCTTGCTTTCTTACTTTGctctgtgtgtacacacataagTGCATGTGGATGTGAATATGACTATAGAGTTTTGTTAAATAGAATTTATGAGATATTGGCACTATACAACTTTGCGAACATGATGTTACTAAATAAATAACACTGTGTTTATTAGACTGGAGTAGCAATTAGACCCTAAATATGATGGTTTAGCACACTGGGAATTCATTTCTTGCTCATGTAACACAAGTTTTAattacagggttttttttgttttgttttgttttttttatgtttcaGATTAGTAAAGCACATGTTCCCTCTTGGAAGATGACTCTGCTAAATGTTTGCAGTCTTGTAAATAATTTGAACAGCCCAGCTGAGGAAACAGGAGACGTTCATGAAGAGCAGCTTATTACAAGAAGGAAACTTCCCACTGCTTTAGATGGCTTTAGCTTGGAAGCAATGTTGACAATATACCAGCTCCACAAAATCTGTCACAGCAGGGCTTTTCAACACTGGGAGGTATAGCaataacaaaatgttaatatGATTATAGTTATACTAGTTAACTctcatttgtattcatttattaaattccCAATAGTAATCATAACAAGAAGAGTTACAAGTGTTTAAGAAGAACAAGCCATGTGTTGAAGTCAACATTGCTTCATATCTTCAAAAtgtccttcaaatatttgaaactcagaaaaatatgtttttcttcaacctttaaaagaggatatatcttcaggCAGATTTGATCTACATGTTTTTACTATGCTTAAGTGGATGGCTTGTTTAggcaatttttgttgttgtaggtGGTGGCATGTCTAACAAATTTAAGCAACTCAAAATGTTGTCTTAGAAACACAAAGTCATGTGTAGTGATCTATAAACAAACTATAAATCTATAAACAAAGTGATCCAAGTAAAACTGGAATAAAACATAaagttttccatttgtatttgaatatatctggcaaataaaaaatatatttttatgtatatacaaatataagataaggatatattaggttggtgcaaaagtaattgtggttcttgccattacttttgcCATTACTGTTgatgacaaaaactgcaattacttttgcaccaatctgtTATATCCCTGTTATTCCAGTTTTATCTGGATCCTGTTGTATTTGAATATATTaggcaaataaaaatatgtttaatttatataaagGTATATATAATAGGGATATGTATCTGCCCATCATTTCAGTTTATTTGGAAACCTTTGTGTTCTGTATTTGTTTATAAATACACACCAGTGTGTAATAATGTACTTGCAAAATGCTTTACAATTTATTGCCTTCATTGATATATTTTGCTCTGAAATATAAATTACAGCTTTGAGAAGATATAGAACGATGTCAGGATAAagaagaggagggggaagaaaaataaattcttcaacgaaaacaaaacagatgtttaaaaatttctgaCAAGAGAAACATTTCTTTCAAATTAACCTCTAAGAGAAATTTGgtcaatattttatattctggattTATACTAGCATTGGGGATCTGAGGGTGCCTTCCCTGCTAATCTAACAAACTTGTGATTGACTACCAAAGAGCTACCCTGTAGATAAGAAGAAGTGCAGGCAGAATTTCTAGTGTTTATTGTAACTGGTaagcaaaaagataaataaacaaaaaactgaaaagaccagttttaaatttactattaattatttaatttaaattcctGGTAAATTgtttagtatttaaaatatattttggctgggcacggtggctcacgcctgtaatcccagtactttgtgaggctgaggcggactgatcactaggtcaggagatcgagaccatcctggctaacacggtgaaatctcatctccactaaaactacaaaaaattagccgggtgtggtggcgggcacctgtagtcccagttactcaggaggctgaggcaggagaatggcgtgaactcgggaggcagagcttgcagtgaacctagatcgcaccactacactcctgcctatatttttatataggaaAATGTCCATTATATGTTACttaccccccccaaaaaaaatcctcaataaactacTATGTAGACCAATCAAGTGcaaataatattaaaacttttCCCTATTTGAAATGTTATTgagtgatttaaaataaaatgataatattctgAGCATAGTACAAGTAATTACAGCTATGCACAAAAAAAACTAATGATTAAGAAACTAGATTGTCTGACAGTAgctgttttctctctgaaattGAATAGCTGTGGGTTGAAATAAAGCACTTGGTTGTAAGATTTTATTCATATGcattacaatttaaaacttagtcCCCATCAATATTTGTTATAGTGACCCCTCGAATTAGAagacaactaaaaatacaaaaaaaaattatctttaacatACTTTTAAAGTTTATTCAAATTGTGTATTAAACTATGGACAGATTTCTTAAATGGTAGCTGAAATTTTTGAGTCAGAACCATATTCTTAGAAAAAAAGTTATAGTTAATATTAGAATGGGGCATATTTCTGCCTCTTGATATTAGGCAAGATTCTGCATGGAGCTTAACTCCTTTAAGTTATTGAATCTGAGCTTGCTTTAATGATTAAGCACCACAATCTAAAGAGATTGCCATCATTTAAATCGAGCTTTCCCATACGTTGATTTCTACAACTGACGAAGTTGGATAAAGCAATTTTAATGCCTCTATTGAGAAACAGATCCTTGGAATGGTTTTCATGTCAAATCAGTAACTGACttaattgaatataaaattttgttaCCTTTGTGGCCAAACTTGGTTTACCAGATCAAAAactatatttattgaaatatatatttcatacttTTGGCATTTCCATCATAAATTGAAGCCTGAAAAGTACTCAAAGGTCTATTTGGTGTTTTTCTACAAAAGGCGGGATTAGTGTACAGTCTTGAAACACGTAGTTAGAAAAGTatatagaaattttttaaaagagctagCCTGGTGAACTAGGAAGAATCCTGAACTGAGTCAGAATTACCATGTTCTTATACTATTGCAGCCACTGAATAGCCGTCTCTCCTTTGAAAAAACAATTTCTTTGAACTTCATGTGTCTCATATCTCACCTACATACGTCTTGCTGTCTTAACAGTAAATGAGATAGAATGTAGAAAATGCTCTGAAACAAAAGAGTTTATTCATGTAAGTTTCACTTACTTCATCTCTATCTTGCAGTTAATCCAGGAAGATATTCTTGATACTggaaatgacaaaaatgaaaaggaagaagtcataaagagaaaaattccTTATATTCTCAAACGGCAGTTGTATGAGAATAAACCCAGAAGACCCTACATACTCAAAAGAGATTCTTACTACTACTGAGagaataaatcatttatttacatGTGATTGTGATTCATCATGCTTTAAATATCAAGTTATATTTGTGTGAAAATGTGACAAAACACAGTAATTTGTCTCTTCTACAATTGTGGTTTATTGAATGTGATTTTTCTGCACTAATGTAAATTAGACTAAGTGTTTTCAAATAAATCTAAATCTTCAGCATGATGTGTTGTGTATAATTGGAGCAGATATTAATTAAGtcatatttataatgttttgtaattttgcaAAACATATCTTGAGTTGTTTAAACAGTTAAAATGTTTGATATTTCATACCAGCTTATGAGCTCAAAGTCCTACAGCAAAGCCTAGCCTACATATCATTCACCCAAAACAAAGTAATAgcatctcttttattattttgactgAATGGTTTATTGAACTGAAAGaaacatacattattttcaagACTTCCTCATGAATCTCTCAATTATAGGAAAAGTTATTGTGATAAAATAGGAACAGCTGAAAGATTGAATAATAAACTATtgttaattattactattttaatgaaTGACCCTGGACCTGAATTTTTTTTGTCTGTTAAATGAACTTGATAGCTAATAAAAAGACAACTAGTCATCAAAATCATGTTTCTCCACAGATTTGCTTCTTTATAGTGTtactttttattgaattttcCCCCTTTGCATTTTGACCTAGTAAATAATAGTTTTACTTTTAACTTCACTGAGGTATTTATGTGactaatatttttctcatgttgGACGGGCATATTTGAGGCAAAAGCTATGTTTGAAATAACAcctcttaaattttctttaagatcATACATACGGTGTCTGAAGCCCTCAAAGTCTTTGCAAATCATCATTAGTGTGACTTTcttgactctttctttcatggagGTCTAGGAAGTCTCATCGCAAGGCTGCAACCTATCCCACAGCCATCTATGCAAGATAAATCAGAGCTTGAGTTGTTCTGGTATTAAGAAGCCTTTACAACTTCATATCCCTTTGAGAAGATTGTCCCTCCTTGAGGATTACTATTACTCTTGGAGGAAGTGAAGAGAAATCTATAGATCTCTGAGTTTTTCTTGTAAAATCACGACTTCTCATTACTACTACCCCACCATCTCTTACCATCCCAGTAGTCTCATAATTAAAAGTGCCCAAAGTCCTGCTTATAAGAAGGAAACTATTTCATAATGATTAAGAGTGTCTTCTCTGCAGCTAGAATGCCTAGATTCAGCTCCATTACTCACTAAGCAGTATTGGATAACTTAACCTCCCTGTTTCTTCAATCATAAAATGTAGACAACAATGAGGTTTGCAGGAGGATGATACGagcttatatatatacatatatatatttatatatatatatacatacacacacagatacatatatatgtaatgctTAGAATGATACCTTGAACATATTAATGACACACTAACAGTTATCAGTAGTAACAGTAGTACCAACTTTCCCATAAGAAATAACTCATCAGATGATATACTTCTCTGTTTACTTCATTAGTTAAAAAGGTTCAAATCTACTAGGTCATACATCATCATCAAAACTCTGTTCTAAGTCAACACCCACTCTTTTCCAACCCTTTAAATCCTTTCATTGGTTATTCTATGAAATTCATGGTCATTGCTTTATTAATAGCTTTTTCAATGCCTGACTGACTTTTATAACATGTGTTAACATTATCTGGAAGTGAGGTATGTATTCTGGTCACTACCATACCATTTTTCCTTTCGCTTTTAAAAACTATGGATTATTTGAAATACAGGGCATAAGACAATTTCATCTACTGTGTTTtgaataattattgttttctcaGTTTCTGAACATCTTCACCTCCAATAATGAATATTTATCCTTTTCATATCAACCAGTCATTTCCATGGTCATATCACAGAACATTTCACTACCAATAAATTCATTCTTTACAAAATCTCATTTTCAAGCACTCTACTCTGGAAACATCATCTTGTTTTTCCAGTTCACATAAGCTAGTACTCTCACTACAGCATCTATGATTCTGTCCAACCCATTGTCCCACCTCTTTTTACTCTTCATCTTCTAATTATGACCTTATCTTCCTCTTTAGTTAGCTTACTTTGCTCCAGAATTAAAACGACTCCCTTGTTACCCTCAACCCTCCGTCTTAAATCATTTAAGTTTCTCAAAACATTAGCTGTTAAACTTAAATCTCTCCTGATTCTGACCTCACTGAAAAAGCTTAACATAGCTGAAAGGAAGTGTTCAACCTTGTTGAAAAGtcacacttaaaatttttaatcacaAATCTCAAGTGGATCCTTATTATTGCCCAGAATTCCTCTTACATTTGTCTAATAAATTTCACTTCTGATTCTCAGTGATGATTGTTTCATTGTTTCATACCCTCTCTTCTTTGAATTCCAACATTTTTCATTCTCCTAACTTCATTTGatgatttttcaattatttctccaaaatttaaaaaacaataagaaaaaaaatgttatcattCTTCCCTCTCTATCACATGTAACCATCTGCCTGCATCTaaccttcattctttttctccattttggtggaagaaatttttcttttcttattaggGGCACTTCTTCATGTCTTCTTCTCAGTAAATGGTCCTAATCCCTGCTCAGGCTAAAAATCTAATACTAATTCTtaatttatccttttaatataCATCTTCCATTTTGTCCACTAAGAAGTTTTGTTGGCTTTACCTTCAAAATACATCTTAAATCTGTGTCTTGTCACATTAACTATTACTATCCTAAGCCACCATATTTCCCTCTGAACTATGTCCCCTTCTCCCTAGCTTCACACCCTGGTATCAATTTTATTCATCTCTATCCACATAGCACATACCTTTTTACaaattttgatttactttttcaTTGGCACACAATAAATGCACATATTTTCTggatacatgtgataatttattacattcatataatttgtaaagagcAAATCAATGTAATCAGGATGTCCACcacctcaaatatttttcttttctttatactagaaacatttgaattattctcttctgatattttgaaatatacaataaactattgtaaactatagtcatcctactgatctatcaaacactaggtcttattttatttatcaaattgtATGTTGGtgcccatttattatttttaattaatctcTTTATCTCCCCCTACCCCTACCCTTCCTGGCCGCTGGTAACCACCAGTCTACTGTCTATCTttatgagatccactttttttgCCGCAACATATTAGTGAGAagatgcaatatttgtctttctgtgcttggcttatttcatttacataatgatttcctatttcatccatgttgttgtgaaAGAcaggttttcattcttttttatggctgaataatatttatacactactgtttttttttttttttttttttgagacggagtcttgctgtgttgcccaagctgacgTGCAATAGCATGGGTGATAGacttgcctcggccttccaaagtgcacaCTACCTTTCTTTTTAGAGGCATAAATTAAATTATCCCACacaccccatctcaaaatcctaCAGTGGACTTCTGATTTCTGGCCCAGTATATAAGAAGCTTGGAAGTCACCACTCAATCCCaacaacaagtaaaaagctgaacaaatgaaaaaaaatcaatgactcaCTTTATATTTATAAGACAAGAGAGGTCACAGGGCAAATCACTGCCCCTGAAACTGGAGAGGCAAACAGGTAAATGTATGAAGCAACTTAATGAAGCAGAAACCCATAGGTAGTATTCTTCATGAAAACAAGTGCCAGGGGA carries:
- the NTS gene encoding neurotensin/neuromedin N isoform X2, which codes for MMAGMKIQLVCMLLLAFSSWSLCSDSEEEMKALEADLLTSMHTSKLKVKAHVPSWKMTLLNVCSLVNNLNSPAEETGDVHEEQLITRRKLPTALDGFSLEAMLTIYQLHKICHSRAFQHWELIQEDILDTGNDKNEKEEVIKRKIPYILKRQLYENKPRRPYILKRDSYYY
- the NTS gene encoding neurotensin/neuromedin N isoform X1 gives rise to the protein MMAGMKIQLVCMLLLAFSSWSLCSDSEEEMKALEADLLTSMHTSKISKAHVPSWKMTLLNVCSLVNNLNSPAEETGDVHEEQLITRRKLPTALDGFSLEAMLTIYQLHKICHSRAFQHWELIQEDILDTGNDKNEKEEVIKRKIPYILKRQLYENKPRRPYILKRDSYYY